Proteins co-encoded in one Gracilimonas sp. genomic window:
- a CDS encoding DUF1499 domain-containing protein — MPKISEKNPLPPCPATPNCIRTSEVYQTGLEMVYEAFIKVFDEESYRWEVIDPKRIELHAVYRIPVFGFKDDVDVIMEEAAGTTTVFIRSASRVGAYDLGVNQRRVKRILKKAKLKIKS, encoded by the coding sequence ATGCCCAAAATTTCCGAAAAGAATCCACTACCTCCCTGCCCTGCTACGCCGAACTGTATCCGGACTTCAGAAGTATATCAAACCGGTCTCGAAATGGTGTACGAAGCATTTATTAAAGTCTTCGACGAAGAATCGTACCGGTGGGAAGTGATCGATCCCAAAAGGATTGAACTTCATGCCGTATATCGCATTCCCGTTTTTGGATTTAAGGATGATGTGGATGTAATTATGGAAGAAGCCGCTGGAACAACTACTGTTTTCATCCGAAGTGCAAGCCGGGTTGGAGCTTACGATCTCGGGGTGAATCAACGTCGTGTAAAACGCATTCTCAAAAAAGCTAAGCTTAAGATTAAGAGTTAA
- a CDS encoding TIGR00730 family Rossman fold protein: MKKNVCVYCGSRESNNPRFPELAQQAGREIARRNWGVVYGGGKVGMMGKLADAALESGGDVFGVIPTRLKKLEVAHTELTDLHETQDMHTRKALMESLSDAFLILPGGFGTLDEFFEILTWRQLGIHDKPIFLLNAEGYFDGLVKFTENSIQYDFVRKSSLKLFKVCNEIDSCIEMLERFFEED; this comes from the coding sequence ATGAAGAAAAACGTCTGCGTGTATTGCGGTTCCAGAGAAAGCAATAACCCACGGTTTCCCGAGCTGGCCCAACAAGCGGGTCGCGAAATTGCCCGGCGAAACTGGGGTGTGGTTTATGGCGGTGGTAAAGTCGGGATGATGGGCAAGCTGGCCGATGCCGCCCTCGAAAGTGGCGGTGACGTTTTTGGGGTGATCCCAACGCGGCTTAAGAAACTGGAAGTGGCCCATACCGAACTCACCGACCTCCACGAAACGCAGGACATGCATACCCGAAAAGCGCTTATGGAATCTCTTTCTGACGCTTTTCTTATCCTGCCCGGTGGATTCGGAACTCTTGACGAATTCTTTGAAATCCTTACCTGGCGGCAGTTGGGTATTCATGACAAACCTATTTTCCTGCTTAATGCAGAGGGGTATTTCGATGGACTGGTTAAGTTTACCGAGAACTCAATTCAGTATGATTTTGTAAGAAAAAGCAGCCTCAAGCTCTTCAAAGTTTGTAACGAGATTGACTCTTGTATTGAAATGCTGGAACGTTTTTTCGAGGAGGATTGA
- a CDS encoding cytochrome B: MYEGLLHAHSGLRWIVLVLIVWALFKAVTGWSGKKDYQKSDRLAALLALIFTHIQLLIGLALYFISPKVSFESGVMESQVLRFYTVEHMSMMIIAIALITIGFSTAKRMSDSVAKYKRIAIMYGIGLLVIIASIPWPFRGLGAGWF, from the coding sequence ATGTACGAAGGATTATTACACGCACACTCAGGACTTCGATGGATTGTATTGGTACTCATTGTCTGGGCTTTGTTCAAAGCCGTTACCGGGTGGTCAGGCAAAAAAGATTATCAAAAATCGGATAGGCTTGCCGCTCTTCTTGCCCTTATTTTTACGCACATCCAGCTATTGATAGGTCTGGCTCTTTATTTTATCAGCCCCAAAGTTTCATTTGAATCCGGCGTAATGGAAAGCCAGGTGCTCCGGTTCTATACTGTAGAGCACATGTCCATGATGATCATCGCCATTGCATTGATTACCATTGGTTTCAGCACGGCTAAACGTATGTCTGATTCCGTAGCCAAGTACAAACGAATTGCCATTATGTATGGCATTGGCCTTTTGGTGATTATTGCCTCCATCCCCTGGCCTTTCCGCGGTTTAGGGGCCGGATGGTTTTAA